A stretch of the Solanum dulcamara chromosome 6, daSolDulc1.2, whole genome shotgun sequence genome encodes the following:
- the LOC129892139 gene encoding uncharacterized protein LOC129892139, protein MGCCLSSSKKRHRRSPPCSATNGRDPPPLEEETVKEVLSETPIPKPHHPPPPPKVIIDDKEADFPQVKIESTAVVKPRDEIKFESTVVVKPRDEMKFESAVVVKPEVSEEPSEMCSFTESYSTTATATEKREEDGEVTQRSPIRVYRKRQNTGDLNGVRERSFRSQSGRSAPSPEKRRSPASSRGVQRRGMPQQRRNVGPPNGTRRGPTDNGVRRSNSPATRNVRNRSPAAREAEKPGSQSPARNVKNEGSSQPEKSKEEVSPETGESLENPLVSMECFIFL, encoded by the coding sequence ATGGGTTGCTGTTTAAGCTCCTCCAAGAAACGCCACCGCAGGTCGCCGCCGTGTTCCGCCACAAACGGCCGAGATCCACCGCCATTAGAGGAAGAAACGGTCAAAGAAGTTCTTTCTGAAACACCCATTCCCAAACCCCACCacccaccaccaccacctaAAGTCATAATCGACGACAAAGAAGCTGACTTTCCTCAAGTCAAAATTGAATCAACAGCTGTCGTTAAACCCAGAGATGAAATCAAGTTTGAATCAACGGTTGTTGTTAAACCCAGAGatgaaatgaagtttgaatcgGCGGTTGTGGTGAAACCTGAAGTGTCTGAAGAGCCTTCGGAGATGTGTAGCTTCACTGAGAGCTATTCCACGACGGCGACGGCGACGGAGAAGAGAGAGGAAGATGGGGAAGTAACACAGAGGTCACCCATTAGAGTATATAGGAAGAGGCAAAACACCGGAGATCTCAACGGAGTTAGAGAGAGAAGCTTTCGTTCTCAGTCGGGAAGATCGGCGCCTTCGCCTGAGAAAAGAAGATCGCCGGCTTCGTCAAGGGGAGTTCAGAGGAGGGGAATGCCGCAACAGAGACGCAATGTAGGACCCCCAAATGGGACCCGCAGAGGTCCCACTGACAATGGGGTTCGGCGGTCAAATTCTCCGGCGACTCGGAATGTGAGAAACAGAAGTCCGGCGGCACGTGAAGCAGAAAAACCTGGTAGTCAATCGCCGGCGAGAAACGTCAAGAATGAGGGAAGTAGTCAACCGGAAAAATCCAAAGAAGAAGTTTCACCGGAGACCGGCGAGTCTCTTGAAAATCCTCTTGTTTCTATGGAATGCTTCATTTTCCTGTAG
- the LOC129891958 gene encoding lipoyl synthase 1, mitochondrial isoform X2, producing MNSRFTSLVSRSLKSNRHHYLLPQLFSSSTATPASAPQFPQTLEGLRHRLAAESPTLSDFSRLQSDKEYSVEVGTKKKPLPKPKWMKEAIPGGEKYTQIKKKLRELKLHTVCEEAKCPNLGECWSGGETGTATATIMILGDTCTRGCRFCNVKTSRTPPPPDPNEPANVAEAIASWGLDYIVITSVDRDDLPDQGSGHFTETVQKLKALKPHILIEALTPDFRGDPGCVEKVAKSGLDVFAHNIETVEELQSVVRDRRANFKQSMDVLKMAKDYAPAGTLTKTSIMLGCGETPEQVVKTMEKVRATGVDVMTFGQYMRPSKRHMPVSEYITPEAFENYQVLGTQMGFRYVASGPMVRSSYKAGEFYIKSMIESDRAASSL from the exons ATGAATTCCCGTTTCACATCCCTCGTTTCTCGATCACTCAAATCCAATCGCCACCACTATCTCTTACCTCAATTATTCTCATCTTCCACCGCCACACCAGCATCTGCACCTCAATTCCCCCAAACCCTCGAGGGTCTACGACACCGTTTAGCGGCGGAGTCACCTACGCTATCCGACTTCAGTAGGCTCCAATCAGATAAGGAGTACTCGGTTGAGGTAGGGACGAAGAAGAAGCCGCTTCCCAAACCGAAATGGATGAAGGAAGCCATACCTGGAGGAGAGAAGTACACACAGATCAAGAAGAAATTGAGGGAATTGAAGCTTCACACTGTATGTGAAGAGGCGAAATGCCCTAATTTGGGAGAGTGCTGGTCCGGTGGTGAAACGGGTACCGCTACGGCTACCATCATGATTCTAGGTGATACTTGTACCAGAGGCTGCAG ATTCTGCAATGTGAAGACATCACGCACTCCACCTCCTCCCGACCCAAATGAACCTGCCAATGTGGCTGAGGCCATAGCCTCATGGGGATTAGATTACATTGTGATCACTAGTGTTGACCGTGATGATTTACCTGATCAAGGAAGTGGTCATTTCACTGAGACAGTGCAGAAGTTGAAGGCATTGAAGCCACATATACTCATAGAAGCACTGA CTCCAGATTTTCGAGGAGATCCTGGGTGTGTAGAAAAAGTTGCAAAATCTGGATTAGATGTTTTTGCTCATAACATTGAAACCGTTGAAGAGCTTCAGAGTGTAGTACGAGATCGTCGTGCTAACTTCAAGCAGTCCATGGACGTTCTGAAGATGGCGAAGGACTATGCCCCTGCTGGGACATTGACAAAGACTTCAATAATGTTGGGCTGTGGGGAAACCCCTGAACAAGTTGTTAAAACAATGGAAAAAGTACGTGCGACGGGTGTTGATGTGATGACATTTGGCCAGTACATGAGACCATCAAAGCGTCACATGCCTGTTTCTGAATACATAACCCCCGAAGCCTTTGAGAATTATCAGGTTCTCGGCACACAAATG GGCTTTCGATATGTGGCTTCTGGCCCCATGGTTAGGTCGTCATACAAGGCAGGGGAATTCTATATTAAATCCATGATAGAATCTGATCGTGCAGCATCCTCTTTGTAG
- the LOC129891958 gene encoding lipoyl synthase, mitochondrial isoform X1, giving the protein MNSRFTSLVSRSLKSNRHHYLLPQLFSSSTATPASAPQFPQTLEGLRHRLAAESPTLSDFSRLQSDKEYSVEVGTKKKPLPKPKWMKEAIPGGEKYTQIKKKLRELKLHTVCEEAKCPNLGECWSGGETGTATATIMILGDTCTRGCRFCNVKTSRTPPPPDPNEPANVAEAIASWGLDYIVITSVDRDDLPDQGSGHFTETVQKLKALKPHILIEALTPDFRGDPGCVEKVAKSGLDVFAHNIETVEELQSVVRDRRANFKQSMDVLKMAKDYAPAGTLTKTSIMLGCGETPEQVVKTMEKVRATGVDVMTFGQYMRPSKRHMPVSEYITPEAFENYQVLGTQMVTNNPRITSLAFLLKIYHGLGFRYVASGPMVRSSYKAGEFYIKSMIESDRAASSL; this is encoded by the exons ATGAATTCCCGTTTCACATCCCTCGTTTCTCGATCACTCAAATCCAATCGCCACCACTATCTCTTACCTCAATTATTCTCATCTTCCACCGCCACACCAGCATCTGCACCTCAATTCCCCCAAACCCTCGAGGGTCTACGACACCGTTTAGCGGCGGAGTCACCTACGCTATCCGACTTCAGTAGGCTCCAATCAGATAAGGAGTACTCGGTTGAGGTAGGGACGAAGAAGAAGCCGCTTCCCAAACCGAAATGGATGAAGGAAGCCATACCTGGAGGAGAGAAGTACACACAGATCAAGAAGAAATTGAGGGAATTGAAGCTTCACACTGTATGTGAAGAGGCGAAATGCCCTAATTTGGGAGAGTGCTGGTCCGGTGGTGAAACGGGTACCGCTACGGCTACCATCATGATTCTAGGTGATACTTGTACCAGAGGCTGCAG ATTCTGCAATGTGAAGACATCACGCACTCCACCTCCTCCCGACCCAAATGAACCTGCCAATGTGGCTGAGGCCATAGCCTCATGGGGATTAGATTACATTGTGATCACTAGTGTTGACCGTGATGATTTACCTGATCAAGGAAGTGGTCATTTCACTGAGACAGTGCAGAAGTTGAAGGCATTGAAGCCACATATACTCATAGAAGCACTGA CTCCAGATTTTCGAGGAGATCCTGGGTGTGTAGAAAAAGTTGCAAAATCTGGATTAGATGTTTTTGCTCATAACATTGAAACCGTTGAAGAGCTTCAGAGTGTAGTACGAGATCGTCGTGCTAACTTCAAGCAGTCCATGGACGTTCTGAAGATGGCGAAGGACTATGCCCCTGCTGGGACATTGACAAAGACTTCAATAATGTTGGGCTGTGGGGAAACCCCTGAACAAGTTGTTAAAACAATGGAAAAAGTACGTGCGACGGGTGTTGATGTGATGACATTTGGCCAGTACATGAGACCATCAAAGCGTCACATGCCTGTTTCTGAATACATAACCCCCGAAGCCTTTGAGAATTATCAGGTTCTCGGCACACAAATG GTAACAAATAATCCGAGAATTACGTCTCTGGCCTTCTTGCTCAAAATATATCATGGATTG GGCTTTCGATATGTGGCTTCTGGCCCCATGGTTAGGTCGTCATACAAGGCAGGGGAATTCTATATTAAATCCATGATAGAATCTGATCGTGCAGCATCCTCTTTGTAG